A stretch of DNA from Triticum dicoccoides isolate Atlit2015 ecotype Zavitan chromosome 2A, WEW_v2.0, whole genome shotgun sequence:
CTTCTTCAGTATGGCGCCCATCAGTTCTATGTAACTAGGGTATGGGCTAACAACCCAGTTGCTGCGGAGACATTGGTAAGCAGTTCAGTTTTTTTGTTCATCTTGATCTTCATGCGATAATCTCCGAATAAAAATAATGTATCAGAGGAAACTTACTTGTTTAACACTGCGCCACTCATCTGCGAGAATACTAGATATAAGTGGGTGGCGTTTCCCGACGCCCTCTCGGACAGACGGTACTGCATCACAAAAGGCGATCGTCTGGCAGGTCCGGGCACCACTCTCCTTTTCGGTGGCGGTGTAGACAGTGAATTTTCCTCTACTGGCTTGTTGAGGTTGACACAATCTGCCCCCACTTCTTCTCTGAAGTCCAAGAGTCCAGTGGCTACAGACCTTGTGCAACTAACTGGTGAAACGTCACACACGAGCTGCCATTGCTGAGTTGGGTCTACACTTGCACTGGCTATGTGGAAAGGCGTTGGTGGTGTCCCGAGGTTAGCAGACCCTGTTTCATAACACATGACGTTTCCTTGTTTATACCGTTCGAAAACAAAAGCAAGAAAAATCGAACGCATAACATGGGCTGTATCGAATAGTAAGAATTACCTGGAGTACTCATTCCAAAGTCGCCCGCGCCAAAAAGGTCTCTCCGGGTGATGTCCCTCATGGTAGCAATACTAACCAGACTGGGACTTTTTGACTTGTTGCAAGGGGGCGTGATGACGCCCAAGTCAAACGATGGCGTCTCTTCAAGAAGTGGGTGTCCATCAGGGTAGTTCCACTGGCGGTTGTTGTGGTAATTAGGGTCTTGAGTGCAACAAACGGGGTATGTTGATGCAACATCCGCGCCCCCGACGCGGTCGGAGGACGACGTCCCTGGTACAATGTCCATAATTGACTTGTTGGTTGCGGCAGAACTCTCATCAAACTGCTTGCCTGCCCTGTTGTATCTCTCTGCTTCTCTTATGAGGCTGTCTAGAACGATGTTACAGTTGGGCGAGTTGCCTTCAACGTGACAATCTCCCATTGTGTTGGCAGGATTAAATGGTGGAACTGGTGAATTGACCACGTTTGTATTGTCTTCTGAATCTGTGATGTCCATGATATCTGACGCCTCGCACTCGAATCTTACTTTCTTTGGTTTCTTGGATGTCCTCTTAAATCGTCGAGGAGAAACCTCAACGACCTCCGGTGATATGTTAGAGTTGCCTCGATGTCTGACGCTGACTGGAGGTGTCTCGGCCGCTTCGCGAGCTTTCGGCGCAGCAGTGTCTGTCATTGGGGGTGTCGCACGGCATCCCGTTGAGTTGGCATTGTTACCTGCATATTTTGTTGCAAATAATGAAGTCCTTCGCAaacaggcaacaacaacaacacatggtCTGCAGACATGTCGTATGCGAGAGAAATTAAGCATTTTTTTCATTACTTGTATCACTCCTCCTTGTCCTCGTCTCGGCATCTTGCCTCTCGATAATTGAGAAGAAGGAAAAGAACTCGTCTCTCACTCTTTTTGCCTCCCTCTTGATTGTGTGTTGAGCTGAATTTTCCAGGCTATTTAGTCCATTGAAATGGTGGTGATTTTCCTCTTCCTTCTTCCTTGCAGTCGAAAGAAGGACCTCTTCGCACCTGGATGTGAACTTTGATATTTTGTCTAAGACAATATATGATGCCTGTAGGGTATGCACATTTTACACAGAAAAAAGGTCAGTTTTCTGATTCATTTTGGCGTTTTGTCACCCTCAACTATTGTCATTAGTGTCGTGCTATACCTCCTTTATGTCTATCGAACTGCAGCTCGATGCCGCTATGCGCCCAGGGACCGGTCCTGTTGATGTGCCCGCCGCACGCATCCTGTTCATATGGTTTCTATGGTAACAGACCTCTGTTTCTGCCCTCGGCTTTTGGTTAACATTGTTTAGGCAAAACAAAAAGAAAACGATATTGTGAGAACGCTGCATTAGGACTGGGCGTGGGTGTGAAAAACATGCATAGTTTCGAACCCTCACCAGCAGTCTGCCATACACAACAGGGTAATCTCCTTTGCGCGACTTGACATCCTTCTAGATGATTGTTTTCATAAGAGCGTAGCTGTATGCTTTCACCCTAGGTCGTACCGTGTGGTCGATGTTGCTCTCTGCAGCGTCTAGGTTATCAAGATAGAATACCTGTGAAAAAACACTTTTAGTTCAGAAAAGCACATGTGGACTTCGCCTGAGAACCAAAAACATTGTTTAGCTACACATTTTTGTTATGATTCATGTTGAAGCGTCACCTGAATAAATGGCAAACAACCGGATAGGTTTGACTTCTGACGGCCTCCTAAGAGATCTGCCTTCACCCTTTTTGCCGCAACTAGCAACTGTTCTCTTGTGTATCTGCATCAGTTGTGCATGTGTATGAGATCAGGCGCGGCCAAAGCGCCCCAGTAATCGGTGCAGAAGTAGTCGTTCTTCAGTGTTGGGGCGAGGAGGTATGTGCATGCACATATAACTAGCCCCACTTTGAACTTGTTCTTCTCCTGAACAGTCATACGGCGGCCGTATGTCTTCTTCACAGCCTCAACAATTGGGAAGATACTGTGCTCTCCTGATCCCATACCAAACATGGCtctgatctacgtgagcacctcctCTGAAACATGACGCCCTGGATCCCGAACAGGCGCAACTCCACAAGGTATACCAAGGACAGTATGAACATCTTCTGCATAGAACTGCACGTCGCGCTTGTGGTCGATTGTGATAGAACTTGCTTCCTTGTCTATATGACCTAGAATAGACATTAAGAAATGCCTATCCATCCTGGTTATCTTTGGGAGCTGCAGCAGCCCCCCGAAATCCATCTCGACGACATATTGTTTTTTTCCTCGTCAAAAGACGCTAGCAAATCGTGAAGCTTCTTAACACTGCACCTCGAGTTGATTGCAGGTGCTTTCCCATTGCGCTGGTTCTGGTCTTCTTCGTCTGATTCTGACTCCGCAATGCCACCTCCAGCAGGGAAACCGATCCCCTCCTCTTCTTCTGATTCAGAGGATGCATCNNNNNNNNNNNNNNNNNNNNNNNNNNNNNNNNNNNNNNNNNNNNNNNNNNNNNNNNNNNNNNNNNNNNNNNNNNNNNNNNNNNNNNNNNNNNNNNNNNNNNNNNNNNNNNNNNNNNNNNNNNNNNNNNNNNNNNNNNNNNNNNNNNNNNNNNNNNNNNNNNNNNNNNNNNNNNNNNNNNNNNNNNNNNNNNNNNNNNNNNNNNNNNNNNNNNNNNNNNNNNNNNNNNNNNNNNNNNNNNNNNNNNNNNNNNNNNNNNNNNNNNNNNNNNNNNNNNNNNNNNNNNNNNNNNNNNNNNNNNNNNNNNNNNNNNNNNNNNNNNNNNNNNNNNNNNNNNNNNNNNNNNNNNNNNNNNNNNNNNNNNNNNNNNNNNNNNNNNNNNNNNNNNNNNNNNNNNNNNNNNNNNNNNNNNNNNNNNNNNNNNNNNNNNNNNNNNNNNNNNNNNNNNNGGGGGTCTTGGGCCGGAAGCGGGGATCCCGTAGCCATCCATCCTGCTGCCCCAAAATTCCTGCGTAAAAAAAAAGATTCATGTATTCAGAATTGAAAACACTCGTCAGCAGGGATCCTCGGTTGCCttattttggacagattgttgcgcgCTGGAAAGGCCAAAAGGATAATCTATGAATTCAAGTTCTTTCTCTACGCCGCATGAGCTAGTGTGCATGCTTGGACATTATCAATTGATCCACAAACGAAAAATGCTAACTCATTTCTCGGATTAAGAATATCGAACGGGAGCAAGCCCCCGTGGGGCGAGCAAACGGCGATGGCAGTCACTGCATGACAACTACTGCGGCTCGGACTGGATTCCTCAACTAGTTCGATGTAAAACACTTCAGGGAGAAATTCATACCTTTAGATCTGCTGAGGGGCCGGAGTTCGTTGTTCTCCAGCTGCTATCTGGGCTTCTAGCACCAGAGCAAATTCCCAACCTGGTGTACAAGGGAGCGGCTGGGCATATGTTTTCTAGCCTCCTCGTGAATCCAAGCACGGGCCGGCCTCCCCGGTCAGCCTGACTACCTACAAGTGGATCCCGACAAGAAAGCCCAGGAAACCTCTGAAACCCGGGATTCGAGGGCTCACGAGATGCGTTAGTTGGGCGGTGCAGGTATTTTTTTGTTTGACTTTGGTCGGTATAATTTTGTTTCTATGCCGCCCCTACTTCCTACTCCTGTTTTCCTTTTGAGGTGGCCCTCACCGGGATGTACTGCTCGTACAAGCCTCACTGTACCAGCGAAGGCACCACGCCTCGTTCCTTTGGCCTGATGCACTCGACGTTTTGCTTCCGCCGCAGCCCCGAGATGCAGTAGGTCCTGGCCGCCTAAGTTACCGGCAAGCATAGTTGAGTACTAATGCGTCACAGCGGGAGGCCGCGTTTTTATGGTATAAATTATGTTTGTTTAGGTTTGGGTTGTTTCTTCATCTTGTTACCCTTCTCAAGAATATGCATCACCTCCTGTGACATGTAATTTTATTTTGGGTATCTCGAAAAATGCTTGAGAAGTAGTGGCCGGCACAATTTTATCATTTGTCCCCCGTATGGAGCATTTTTTCTGTTGAGAGCTGTTCGGTTCGTCCCTTTTAATTACAAGTAATTTGCATTTAATTCACATCTCGGTTTTTAATTACAAGAAAAAATGGCGGTTTGGTGTTGTGGCTTTTTTAAATTCCATAAACCGAGTATAATATTTTTAAATCACCGTAAACACGTGCACAAATTGTGCTTTGCGCCTTACTGTTTTGGTTCCACTAGTTTGTTCGTTTTATACGTTACAAAACATGTTGTGGGGGTAGCCTCACATAACTAGATTCAAACGAGCTGGGGGTAATAAGTTAACAAAATGGATGATTGTTATTTTCAAGTAGGTTCGAACTACGTGTATGAGTTAGGAGcgtacaaaaattatgaaagatTTTCCTTGACGGAGCTGGGAAATTGAGAAGAAAATTATGGCTATTGTATGGAAGCCCAAGCTCGGGGCGGAAGGAATGAAAACGTTCTTGAAGAAGGTTTCCAAGGAAATTGGAAATCATTTTTGCATAAAAAAAGTGTCCAAAGATTCTCGGAGATTATGTCAGAAGATTCTTTTTGGATGCAAAAAGATGAATGTCCTTATGTTTCCGCAAATCGGTGTGCATGAGGCACAGACTATATAGAGGAGGTTTATCAATTATCAAGATGGCCGGGTCCCTGCCCCCAGGGGGGACGATTCAGTGCTAAGGCATCAAATGTCTATGAAACATTTCTTGACGGAGTTGAGAAAGTGAGAAGAAAATTATAGGTATTGTATCGAAGCTCAAGCTCGGGCGGAAACAATGAAAACGTTCTTGAAGAAGGTTGACAGGGAATTTGGAAagcattttgcaaaaaaaaagaagtgTCCAAAGATTCTCGGAGATTTTAGTCAGAAGATTCTTTTTTGATGCAAAAAGATGAATGACGTGTGAAAGCTATGCAACATTTTTATGGCCTTACTTTTTTCGCGAATCGGTGTGCATGAGGTACAGACTATATAGAAGGAGGGTTATCAATTATCAAGATGTCCTGGGCCCTACCCCCGGGTGTTCGTACTGCAAGGTTCCTTACGCGTAACAGAGGATTCCATCATCTTAGTGTGCGGGGGTTAGGACAATAAAAGAAAGGCCGACCCTGCCCCCGGGTGTTCCTACTGGAAGGTTCCTTACACGCAAAATAGAGGGTTCCCTCATCTTAATGGCGGGGGTTAGGACAATAGAAGAAGGGCGGTGCTTGCTCTTTTGCAAGGTTCCTTACGCGCAAACAGAGGGTTCCCCCATCGCAGGGCGTGCGGGGGCCGACAAATGAAACAAAGACGGTTCTTGCTCTTGAGATGGGGGGATGTTGAGTGGGCCTGGGGTTCATGTATGCGCATGGGCCACTGTGCGAGTTCCTTGTGCGCGAAAAGAGCGTTCCCCACTTCGACGTGGGTGAGGTTCCGACAATAGGAAGGAGGGTCTCTCTCTCTGCAGAGATGCCGCATGCTGCGTGGTGGTGGGGCGGGGTTATGGGAATGTTGGCGTCTCAAGCTCGGGgcggaaaaaaacatgttttcgaAGAAGGGTGACAAGGAACTTGGAAAACAGTCGCATAAAGAAAAGAATACTCAAATCGATTTTCAGTTTTCGGCAAAAAAGTTACATCCCGATGCGGAAAAAAGATTCCTTATGGCTTTATTTTCCGCAAACGGTGTGCATGAGGTACAGAGTATATAGAAGGAGGGTTATCAATCATCAAAATGGGCGGGCCCCTGCACACAGGGTGTTCCTAAATTGAAGGTTCCTTACGCGCGAATAGAGGGTTCGCTCATCTTAGCGGGCGGGGGTTGGGCAAATAAAGAAGGACGGTGCTCACTCTTCTGCAGGGTTCCTTCCGCGCAACAGAGGGTCCCCCCCCCCTCATCGAAGTGGGTGTGGTTCCGACAAATGAATTAAGGAGATTCTTTCTCTCGAGATGGCGGGGACTGTTGAGGGAGCTCTGGGGGTGCATGTGTGCGCATGGGGGTGCTGCACGAGTTCCCTGTGCGCGAAAAGAGGGTTCCCCCCTTCGCCCCATGTGGGGTTCCGACAAATAAAAAGGAGGGTTCTCTTTGCAGAGATGGCGCGTACTGCGTGGTGGCGCGCGAGGGGAGGGGTATGGGAAAGCATATAGGATGTCTGGCGTCACATGCATATGGATTATAACCATGCGAATCTGAAGACTCGCCTATCCATACACATACGGGATTGACACGTCTCATTCATTACAAGCATAAATGACATGACATGGGGACGATTCGGTGCTAAGGCATCAATTTTCTATGAAACATTTCTTGACGGAGCTGAGAAATTGAGAAGAAAATTATGGGTATTGTAGCAAAGCTCAAGCTCGGGGCGGAAACACTGAGAACGTTCTTGAAGAAGGTTGACAAGGAATTTGGAAAGATAAATGACGTGTGAAAGCTATTCAACATTTTTATGGCCTTTACTATTTCACGAAAATCGGTGTGCATGAGGTACAGAGTATATAGAAGGAGGGCTATCAATTATCAAGATCGTCTGGGCCCTGCCCCCCGGGCTTTCGTACTGTAAGGATCCTTACACATAACAGAGGACTCCCTCGTCTTAGTGtgcgagggggggggggtaggtgaagggtttcgtagtaatttcaaacaaattcctatgcacacgcaagatcatgtgatgcatagcaacgaggggagagtattgtctacgtacccaacgcagaccgactgcggaagcgatgacacgacgtagaggaagtagtcgtacgtcttctcgatccaaccgatcaagcaccgaaactacggcacctccgagttcgagcacacgttcagctcgatgacgatccccggactccgatccagcaaagtgtcggggaagagtttcgtcagcacgacggcgtggtgacgatcttgatgaactacagcagcagggcttcgcctaaactccgctacagtattatcgaggaatatggtggcagggggcaccgcacacggctaaggaatagatcacgtggatcaacttgtgtcaacttgtgtgtttagaggtgcccctgcctccgtatataaaggaggagaggaggggaggccggccggccaagggggggaggcgcaggagagtcctactcccactgggagtaggattccccctccaatcctagtccaactaggattcctcggaggggaaaagaggaggagggggccggccacctctcctagtcctaataggactaggggaagggggggcgcgcagcccatctagggcagccacttctcttttccactaaggcccactatggcccaaatagctcccggggggttccggtaaccctcccggtattccggtaaaatcccgatttcacccggaacacttccgatatccaaatataggcttccaatatatcaatctttacgtctcgaccatttcgagactcctcgtcatgtccgtgatcacatccgggactccgaacaaccttcggtacatcaaaatgtataaactcataatataactgtcatcgtaaccttaagcgtgcggaccctacgggttcgagaacaatgcagacatgaccgagacacgtctctggtcaataaccaatagcgggacctggatgcccatattggctcctacatattctacgaagatctttatcggtcagaccgcataacaacatacgttgttccctttgtcatcggtatgttacttgcccgagattcgatcgtcggtatccaatacctagttcaatctcgttaccggcaagtctctttactcgttccgtaatacatcatcttacaactaacatattagttgtaatgcttgcaaggcttatgtgatgtgtattaccgagagggcccagagatacctctccgacaatcggagtgacaaatcctaatcttgaaatacgccaacccaacatcgaccattggagacacctgtagtactcccttataatcacccagttacgttgtgacgtttggtagtacccaaagtgttcctccggtaaacgggagttgcataatctcatagtcataggaacatgtataagtcatgaagaaagcaatagcaacatactaaacgatcgggtgctaagctaatggaatgggtcatgtcaatcagatcattctgctaatgatgtgacctcgttaatcaaataacaactcattgttcatggttaggaaacataaccatctttgattaacgagctagttaagtagaggcatactagtgacactttgtttgtctatgtattcacacatgtattatgtttccggtaaatacacttctagcatgaataataaacatttatcatgattataaggaaataaataataactttattattgcctctagggcatatttccttcagtctcccacttgcactagagtcaataatctagattacactgtaatgattctaacacccatggagccttggtgctgatcatgttttgctcgtggaagaggcttagtcaatgggtctgcaacattcagatccatatgtatcttgcaaatctctatgtctcccacctggactagatcccggatggagttgaagcgtctcttgatgtgtttggtccttttgtgaaatctggattcctttgccaaggcaattgcaccagtattgtcacaaaagattttcattggacccgatgcactaggtatgacacctagatcggatatgaactccttcatccagactccttcatttgctgcttccgaagcagctatgtattccgcttcacatgtagatcccgctacgacgctttgtttagaactgcaccaactgacagctccaccgtttaatgtaaacacgtatccggtttgcgatttagaatcgtccggatcagtgtcaaagcttgcatcaacgtaaccttttatgatgagctctttgtcacttccatatacgagaaacatatccttagtccttttcaggtatttcaggatgttcttgaccgctgttcagtgatccattcctggattactttggtacctccctgctaaacttatagcaaggcacacatcaggtctggtacacagcattgcatacatgatagagcctatggctgatgcatagggaacatctttcatattctctctatcttctgcagtggtcgggcattgagtcttactcaatttcacaccttgtaacacaggcaagaaccctttcttcgcttgatccattttgaacttcttcaaaattttgtcaaggtatgtgctttgtgaaagtccaattaagcgtcttgatctatctctatagatcttaatgcctaatatgtaagcagcttcaccgaggtctttc
This window harbors:
- the LOC119358833 gene encoding uncharacterized protein LOC119358833; amino-acid sequence: MNRMRAAGTSTGPVPGRIAASSCSSIDIKEASYIVLDKISKFTSRCEEVLLSTARKKEEENHHHFNGLNSLENSAQHTIKREAKRVRDEFFSFFSIIERQDAETRTRRSDTSNNANSTGCRATPPMTDTAAPKAREAAETPPVSVRHRGNSNISPEVVEVSPRRFKRTSKKPKKVRFECEASDIMDITDSEDNTNVVNSPVPPFNPANTMGDCHVEGNSPNCNIVLDSLIREAERYNRAGKQFDESSAATNKSIMDIVPGTSSSDRVGGADVASTYPVCCTQDPNYHNNRQWNYPDGHPLLEETPSFDLGVITPPCNKSKSPSLVSIATMRDITRRDLFGAGDFGMSTPGSANLGTPPTPFHIASASVDPTQQWQLVCDVSPVSCTRSVATGLLDFREEVGADCVNLNKPVEENSLSTPPPKRRVVPGPARRSPFVMQYRLSERASGNATHLYLVFSQMSGAVLNNNWVVSPYPSYIELMGAILKKQLSVGRFIEIDLMNVFMRRFRQLENVWARKYGDSSWRHYLEPEFVSHVLCGGDFIRHDYVRNIFVGHHISHDVNRCPMMVLPVHHTHAWSTYIFDFPRRRTTILDPMINNGDRPADELRNEHIKIADELRAALMVCIAEYFDGWTPKTKGWQNWFPKLTTGPWVCTRASSGVVALHYARQWMGTKLQRTLSPGMSSTNLG